The following DNA comes from Tunturibacter psychrotolerans.
ACCACACTCTTCGCCCTACCCGAAGGCACCCGCACCCACGTCCTCTTTCCGATCATCCGCACCGAAGTCAAACTCGCGCCCATGCAGATCGCCACGCCCGACGTCGAGGTCGAAGCCCCCAAGCCCAAAAAGACCGCCTCAAAGAAATCCGCGAAGTCGACAAAGCCCGCAGCCATCGAGACCCTCACCCTCACGGACGCACTCAAAGATCGCCTCACCGAACTGCGCCGCCGCGGCTATAACCGCCTCTACCAATCAGGAAAAATAGTAGAGTTCTCCACGCCCGAATCCCTCCTGGAACTCGACTTCACCCAACCCATCTTCGTCCTCATCGACCGCCTCGCCATCACCTCCGAAAGCCGCGCCCGCATCGTAGACGCCATCGAAACCGGCTACCGCGAATCCGGCGAAGTCCAGTTCCACAGCTTGGCCAGCCAAGACAACGAGAACCCAACGAAGTTGCGCTTCTCCGCCGCGTTCGAGTGCACCACCTGCCACCGCGCCTATCGCGAACCCGAACCACGCCTCTTCTCCTTCAACAACCCCTACGGCGCCTGCCCGCGCTGCCAGGGCTTCGGCAACACCATCGACTTCGACCCCAACCTCATCATTCCCGACAAATCGAAGACCCTCGATGAAGGCGCCATCGCCCCCTGGACCACCACAAAATACCGCCCCCACCACGGCGAGATGAAACGTGCCGCCAAAGCCGCTGGCATTCCGACCGACGTTCCCTGGTACGACCTCACACCCACACAGCAAGCCTTTATCGAAGACGGCAACGGCACCTTCCCCGGCATTCGCGGCTTCTTCGCCGCCCTCGAACGCAAAAAATACAAGCTCCACGTCCGCGTCTTCCTCTCGAAGTACCGCGGCTACGCACTCTGCCCCGACTGCCGCGGCCAGCGCCTCCGCGCCGAAGCCCGCGCCGTCCTTATCAACAATCAAAACATCTGCGAGACCAGCGCCCTCACCATCACCGCCGCGCAAACCTTCTTCGACAATTTGCAACTCTCACCAGCACAATTAGAAGTAGCCGGCAAAATCCTCGAAGAAGTCCGTCAGCGTGTCCACTTCCTCCTCCAGGTTGGCCTCGACTACCTCACCCTCGACCGCCTAAGCTCCACCCTCTCCGGCGGCGAAGCCCAGCGCATCCAGCTCGCAACCTCCCTGGGCTCGCGCCTAGTCGGAGCCCTCTACGTCCTCGACGAGCCAAGCATCGGTCTCCACACCCGAGACACCGCCAAGCTCATCGGCATCATGAAAGACCTTCGCGACCTCGGCAACACCATCCTCGTCGTCGAACACGACCCCGACGTCATCCGCGCCGCCGACCATCTCCTCGATCTCGGCCCCGGAGCAGGAGAGCTAGGCGGCCATCTCCTCGCCTCAGGCACCGTAGCCGAAGTCACCGCAAACCCAAACTCCATCACCGGAAAATATCTCTCCGGCCGCCTCACCATCCCCGTCCCCAAACACCGCCGCGAACCCGGCCGCGAGCACCTCAAACTCACCGGCGCCCGCATCCACAACCTTCGCGGCGTCGACATCAACATCCCTCTCGGCCTCCTCTGCTGCGTCACCGGTGTCAGCGGCTCCGGAAAATCCACCATCGTCCACCAGGTCCTCTACCGCGCTCTCATGCAAGCTCTCGGCCAAACCGAAGGTGCCGACCCAGCGCACCTCTACCGCGAGCTCACCGGCACCCACCACCTCAACGACGTCATCCTCGTCGATCAATCCCCCATCGGCCGCACCCCGCGATCCAATCCAGTTACATATATCAAAGCCTTCGACGACATCCGCGCCCTCTTCGCCGCCCAACCCGACGCCAAGCGCCGCAGCTTCGGTCCCGGACACTTCTCCTTCAACGTCCCCGGCGGCCGCTGCGACGTCTGCGAAGGCGACGGCACCGTCACCGTCGAGATGCAGTTCCTGGCCGACATCGAGCTCCCCTGCGAAGAATGTAACGGAACACGCTACAAATCCACCATCCTCGACATCCGCTACAAAGGCAAGAACATCCACGACGTCCTCAACATGACCGTCAAAGAAGCTCTCGTCTACTTCGCCGGCCACCCCAAGATCGTCGACAAGCTCTATGTCCTCGACGAGGTCGGTCTCGGCTACGTTCGCCTCGGCCAATCCGCCACCACGCTCTCCGGCGGCGAAGCCCAACGCGTCAAACTCGCCTCTCACCTCGCCACCGCACGCAGCATCACCATCCGCAGCTCCAACGACACCGCCGCCAAAGCCCGCAGCCGCACCCTCTACATCCTCGACGAACCCACCACGGGTCTCCACTTCGACGACGTAGCCAAACTCCTCGCCGCCTTCCGCAAACTCATCGAAGGCGGCGGCTCCCTCCTCGTCATCGAGCACAACCTCGACGTCATCAAATCCGCCGACTGGGTCATCGACATGGGCCCCGAGGGTGGCTCCGGCGGCGGCCAGATCGTGGCCACCGGCACCCCCGAAGAGATCGCTGCTAACCCGAGAAGCCACACCGGCCACTGGCTCGCCCCGGTCCTCGACCTCGCCGCCCCGAAAGCCGAACCTGAACTCCAGACCACCGCCTAGCCCACAAACAGACTTGACGTAGAGCACGGCATAGGAGAACATTTGTTCCCTTCGACAAACTTTATCTCCTGAAGGGCTCAAAGACACATCTGACCGGCATCGGGTCCTCGGGAAGCAGACGAAGAGAGAGCTTCCACTTGAGGAACCACGAATGCCCAAATCGAAAAAAGCATCGTCCGCCAAGGTTCCATCCATCAGCAAAAAGCTCGCCGATCAGTTCACCGCGCCGCGTCCATCCGTAGCCGACCGCGAAGACGCTGGAAAACGCCTGCGAACCACCGTGCCAAGGGCCAGCCTCGCTGACCACCAACTCCCGAAGAACCGCAAAGATCCCGTGGCGATCCTCGAGGCCCAGGCAAAAACTCGCCTCCAGGAGCTCATCCCCGTCCGTTACGCTCGAATGCTGCAATCACCCTTCGCGTTCCTACGTGGCACAGCAGCCGTCATGGCGCAGGACCTCGCCTCATCGCCAGTCACTGGCCTTCAGGTACAGCTCTGCGGCGACATGCACGTCTCAAACTTCGGCGTCTTCGCCTCCGCCGAACGCAGCCTCGTCTTCGGCATCAACGACTTCGACGAAACAATTCCCGGCCCGTGGGAATGGGACCTGAAACGACTCGCAACCAGCGCCGTCGTCGCCGGTCAGTTCATCGGAAAAGACCATGCAGACTGCGAGGAATATAGCCGCGCAATCGTGAGATCCTATCGGCAACGAATGCGCGAATTCGCCGACATGGGCTATCTGGCCACCTGGTATTCCGTCATTCACGAAGACGACATCCTGGCCGCAGCGCCCCCAAATCGGCTGGACCTATGGAAGAAAGCCATTAACAAGGCGAAGAAGGGATCACACCTCCAGGTCTTGGAGAAGATGACGGACCTGGTCGACAACAAACAACGGATCGTCGAAAACGCTCCGTTCGTCGTGCGCGAAACCAAGACAGAGCACGGCATGCCGATTCGCGAAGCTCTAGGACTCTTCCTCGAACAATATCTCGCCTCCTTGACCGAGGACCGCAGACAACTCATCTCGCGCTATCAGGTGCTGGACGCCGCACGAAAGGTTGTCGGTGTCGGCAGTGTCGGAACACGTTGTTGGATAGCGTTCATGCGAGGCAAAGACGAAGGCGATCCACTCTTCCTGCAATATAAGGAAGCGGAGGAGTCCGTACTCGCACCTTACCTGAAGGGACCGAAATTTCAGAACCAAGGCCTTCGCGTAGTCTCCGGCCAACACCTGATCCAGGGTTCTCCGGACATCCTTCTGGGATGGGGAGCTTTCAAAGAAACCAACTTCTACGTTCGTCAGCTTCGCGACATGAAAGGCAGCTACGAGTTCGACCCCGCGACCACGAACCACAAGGGGATGGTAGCGTACTGCGACCTGTGTGGCTGGGGCCTTGCCTTGGCGCACGCCAAATCGGGAGACCCGGCAACCATCGCAGGCTATCTCGGTAAGACCGACGAAATCGACGAAGCCCTCACAAAATTCGCCTTTGCGTACAGCGAACAAAATGAACGCGACTACGACAAACTCAAAGAAGCAGCGCGCACCAAGCGAATCAAAGTCTCCGCCGTCGCCTGACCGCTCTATCTTCTTTGTCTTTTCGCAGACCAAATCTTGATACGCCTGTTATCGTGGGCCGATGAGAAAGAAGAAAACGACCACCGCGAACGCAATTCGGCAAGCTGAACTGATTCTGAAGCTGTATGAACTGCGACGGGAGACGGTCATGCGGGAAGCACGCTCCTATGTAGGCGGCGAGTTTCTGCCCGCATCCGCCAGCGAATTCATTCAAATCGTAAGCGCAGGCGACAAGCAAAGCAGCTTCGTTCTTCAGGTGTATGGATACTGGCAGATGGTCGCTGCCTTCGTGAGAAGCGGCGCTCTCGATGCAGAGTTGCTCTACAACACCTGCCCCGAGATGTACTTCCAATACGCCAAAATTCAACCCTATCTGGCCCAGTTTCGCGAAGAGATGGACCTGCCCGAGTTTGTGATAGACGTCGAACAACTCATAGAAGGGTCACGAGCGGGCCGCAAGCGTCTCGAATCCATGCGAAAGAACATCGCAGCCATCGTCGAAGCACGAAGCCGTCCTCCAATAAAGCCGCGCGCGAAGAAATAGCTCCAACCCAAAACACTGTCCAACAACGAAGACCCTTATTGAGGACAACACCAGCAACCGCTGTGCCGAGGCATTAGCAGTTGTCGCAAGTAGCCTTTGCTGGAGCACCCGGGAGAAACTTCCGGGTTTGCCCGTGACTCGGGAAACAGCACGGTGTCTTGAGTCTGTACGAAGCTCAATGAGTGCATTGGCGATTATGAACTCATTGAGAAAGTTGTTCGAACAGCCGGTCGGTCGGCCACTGCCTTCAGACGTAGATCGAACAGGTAGGTAGATTTAGCGACTCTCTCGGCTTCCGTAAAACGACCACGCCTTCGAAACCGGACAAGTTGACCGCCGAGAAAGAAAGCGCCTGTTGGAGGAGGAGGCCAAAGGAGCGATGGCCACACAATCGACGACCTAGCCTATGATCTCGATGGCATAGGGTTTCGAAGTCCCGAACATGGAAACCGTGAAAACTCATTCGCACAGATAGTTTTCCGTCTTCTCTTAAGGACGGGGGCGTTTTGAAATCTCAATCGGATGAGCGACCATCTCAATGGTTCAAGATGCTGGCAGACAAGCGCTTTCGACACCAGTCCCAGTAGGTACCGAGAAACCGGTTACTAACGCTAAACCTAATCCAGACCTTAGCTGGTGACAACAGGCCAATGCACTCATTGAGCAATCGAAGGAATATAGCCCAATACGTCAAAGCGTCAGTGCAATCTAGATTCCCAGAACGGCTGCGTTTCGGCCATCACGGCTCTCACGTTTCCAGAAATATTGGCCATGCGGAGTGATCGTCAAATAGCGAGAATGACTCCATTGATAATTCAATTCCAATAGTTTCTCCGCGTTTGCGGGGGCAGACTTACTCGCCTCGGCACAAACCAAACCTACTGAAACAGTATCGTTCTTACGCGCAGGAATGAGGCCCTCATAACTCAGGCCAGCACCCCAAAACGTCGGAATAGGGCTGATAAGATCTTTGGAGTTCAGCGCCCATTCCCCCCAAACAGTGGCCCCTCGAGATGTGCCCGGACCGTCAGGGCGAAACACCATATGTTGACCCATCAGGTATACGCCGTTATAGCCATCGATCTGCTCGAGCGGGTTGACGAGCGAAGGAAAAGAGTTGTTGCTATGGAGAAAGCCGACCGTTATCTGCCCTGGCTTGCCAGTAGAATTGGCCTTCTGGTTGTGCAGATAATCGATCTCCCCGATCGCAAGTACACCTTTGTTACCACTCTGGAGAGCGAAGTCTGCGCCGTGGTTCTCGCCGTTTGCTGAGTTCAAATTTATGTTGAGGGCATACGACGCCGTTGGTGTGATGCCGATCCGCTTCGCTGCTCGCCGTATGTCGTCCCAGCCTCCTGTCAATGTCTCATCCGCGCCAAATACGGCGTCATTACAGCCGTGCTGACGCCTATGAGGATCGGCGGGATGTTGGCAACCAAATTTAGGTTGCGTCGAAACCCGATTTGTCCCGGAGGATAGTTGCCCATCAGCGGAGCAGGATGCGGCCAGCAGGCAGGCAACAAGCCATGCAATTGAGTAGCGCAGCATGCTTCGATGACGGGCCACACCTCGCTCCTCCTGCTGTCGGCAGTGCCGAGTTGTTATGTTTCATACTGCACTAACGTTGCCATGCCGGCGGCCAGATGCCAAAGAATGTGGCAGTGCGCATACCAGATTCCCGGATTGTTCGCATCGAATGCGACGGTGACGCTAGTCTTCGGGGGGACGAGCACAGTGTCGCGGAGAGCTCCATTCAGCGGCTTGCCATTGATCTCGATCACCTGAAACGAGTGCCCGTGCAAGTGCATCGGGTGAGACATACCCGTCTCGTTGATGAACTTCAATGCGATTCGCTGCCCCTTCTTTACCTGTACCTGGGCCTTCTGGCCGCGCGGATGTTCGACATCAAAGACAATGCCATTGATCGGCCACTCGTATTGGGACATATTGCCCTGAAACCGCAGATCGAAACTTCGATCAATCGGCTTCGAAGTCAGTGGATTGACAGCAACAAGCTGACTCTCCAGATTAAACGTCAACATCTCTGCTGGCACCGTATTTTTAACTGACAGCTTCTTGATCGACGCGCCCGGCGTAGCCAGGATGACTCCGGTCTGTTCTGCTGCGCCTTCACGCAGTGCGAGGATGGGAAACGCGCCGTCACGCGGAAGCTGCAATCTCACGTCGATGCGCTGCGCAATGGCAAGGGGAAAGCGGGAGCCGCTGATCGGCCTGACATCCATGCCGTCGGTGGCGATCAGTTCGCCTTTCAAATCTCCGAGGCTGACAAAAAAATTCGTGCCGGAGCTTCCGTTGATAATCCGCAGACGCACCTTGCCATTTTTCTCAACCCGAATTACTTCGGGATCGGCCAGCGTGCGGTCGTT
Coding sequences within:
- the uvrA gene encoding excinuclease ABC subunit UvrA is translated as MNDQITIRGARTHNLKGIDVDIPHNALTVVSGVSGSGKSSLAFDTVYAEGQRRYVESLSAYARQFLERIEKPDVDHMDGLAPAIAIKQKNQTRNPRSTVATATEIYDYLRLLYARCGTVTCLHCGGIVKHDTVDEIITTLFALPEGTRTHVLFPIIRTEVKLAPMQIATPDVEVEAPKPKKTASKKSAKSTKPAAIETLTLTDALKDRLTELRRRGYNRLYQSGKIVEFSTPESLLELDFTQPIFVLIDRLAITSESRARIVDAIETGYRESGEVQFHSLASQDNENPTKLRFSAAFECTTCHRAYREPEPRLFSFNNPYGACPRCQGFGNTIDFDPNLIIPDKSKTLDEGAIAPWTTTKYRPHHGEMKRAAKAAGIPTDVPWYDLTPTQQAFIEDGNGTFPGIRGFFAALERKKYKLHVRVFLSKYRGYALCPDCRGQRLRAEARAVLINNQNICETSALTITAAQTFFDNLQLSPAQLEVAGKILEEVRQRVHFLLQVGLDYLTLDRLSSTLSGGEAQRIQLATSLGSRLVGALYVLDEPSIGLHTRDTAKLIGIMKDLRDLGNTILVVEHDPDVIRAADHLLDLGPGAGELGGHLLASGTVAEVTANPNSITGKYLSGRLTIPVPKHRREPGREHLKLTGARIHNLRGVDINIPLGLLCCVTGVSGSGKSTIVHQVLYRALMQALGQTEGADPAHLYRELTGTHHLNDVILVDQSPIGRTPRSNPVTYIKAFDDIRALFAAQPDAKRRSFGPGHFSFNVPGGRCDVCEGDGTVTVEMQFLADIELPCEECNGTRYKSTILDIRYKGKNIHDVLNMTVKEALVYFAGHPKIVDKLYVLDEVGLGYVRLGQSATTLSGGEAQRVKLASHLATARSITIRSSNDTAAKARSRTLYILDEPTTGLHFDDVAKLLAAFRKLIEGGGSLLVIEHNLDVIKSADWVIDMGPEGGSGGGQIVATGTPEEIAANPRSHTGHWLAPVLDLAAPKAEPELQTTA
- a CDS encoding DUF2252 domain-containing protein, which codes for MPKSKKASSAKVPSISKKLADQFTAPRPSVADREDAGKRLRTTVPRASLADHQLPKNRKDPVAILEAQAKTRLQELIPVRYARMLQSPFAFLRGTAAVMAQDLASSPVTGLQVQLCGDMHVSNFGVFASAERSLVFGINDFDETIPGPWEWDLKRLATSAVVAGQFIGKDHADCEEYSRAIVRSYRQRMREFADMGYLATWYSVIHEDDILAAAPPNRLDLWKKAINKAKKGSHLQVLEKMTDLVDNKQRIVENAPFVVRETKTEHGMPIREALGLFLEQYLASLTEDRRQLISRYQVLDAARKVVGVGSVGTRCWIAFMRGKDEGDPLFLQYKEAEESVLAPYLKGPKFQNQGLRVVSGQHLIQGSPDILLGWGAFKETNFYVRQLRDMKGSYEFDPATTNHKGMVAYCDLCGWGLALAHAKSGDPATIAGYLGKTDEIDEALTKFAFAYSEQNERDYDKLKEAARTKRIKVSAVA
- a CDS encoding DUF4760 domain-containing protein — encoded protein: MRKKKTTTANAIRQAELILKLYELRRETVMREARSYVGGEFLPASASEFIQIVSAGDKQSSFVLQVYGYWQMVAAFVRSGALDAELLYNTCPEMYFQYAKIQPYLAQFREEMDLPEFVIDVEQLIEGSRAGRKRLESMRKNIAAIVEARSRPPIKPRAKK
- a CDS encoding carbohydrate porin, encoding MARHRSMLRYSIAWLVACLLAASCSADGQLSSGTNRVSTQPKFGCQHPADPHRRQHGCNDAVFGADETLTGGWDDIRRAAKRIGITPTASYALNINLNSANGENHGADFALQSGNKGVLAIGEIDYLHNQKANSTGKPGQITVGFLHSNNSFPSLVNPLEQIDGYNGVYLMGQHMVFRPDGPGTSRGATVWGEWALNSKDLISPIPTFWGAGLSYEGLIPARKNDTVSVGLVCAEASKSAPANAEKLLELNYQWSHSRYLTITPHGQYFWKRESRDGRNAAVLGI
- a CDS encoding multicopper oxidase family protein translates to MRTLEVDGKAATLMGLEQADGKRGLTLTVNQPFDVLLENKLPEPTAIHWHGLHPPNDQDGVPGLTQPVIAPNASYHYNFPVQPSGTHWMHSHEGLQEAFLLSAPLIVHTPSDERADEQEIVLFLGDFSFTPPTEIFARLRKPSTQAMAMHGSAAGGKSAKTMAMDKPDANDVNYDAYLINDRTLADPEVIRVEKNGKVRLRIINGSSGTNFFVSLGDLKGELIATDGMDVRPISGSRFPLAIAQRIDVRLQLPRDGAFPILALREGAAEQTGVILATPGASIKKLSVKNTVPAEMLTFNLESQLVAVNPLTSKPIDRSFDLRFQGNMSQYEWPINGIVFDVEHPRGQKAQVQVKKGQRIALKFINETGMSHPMHLHGHSFQVIEINGKPLNGALRDTVLVPPKTSVTVAFDANNPGIWYAHCHILWHLAAGMATLVQYET